The following are from one region of the Leucobacter sp. Psy1 genome:
- a CDS encoding lipopolysaccharide biosynthesis protein: MTMTDELAHSAARGALFTMGAQLARILLQLLSVVILARLLSPHDYGLLAIALVVVGVGEIFRDFGLTSASVQAPILTNGQRDNLFWINTGLGAGLAGIAFLAAWPVSWLTGQSDLLGILQVLSIVFVVNGLATQYRAQLMRALQFRALAVADIVSAAFALGGAVVAALLGAGYWALVVQQLAAAAILLVTLVWFGRWLPGRYSRQHDVRGLVAFGWHLVVTGLITYGAAQIDTIVVAAKFGTTSLGLYNRAFQIIMTPLNQIRSPLTNVALPVLSRAQEHRERFDHFVTAGQLALGYSLGLPLLLVCGMADPVVTIMLGPQWEAAVPLLRCFAIAGALTTLSFVGYWVYVSRGLSRQLLRYSLVSTALRAVCIIAGSFFGVIGVGIGFALAPAIAWPVSIFWLSRITTLPVRPLYGGALRMLSASTVTALAAWAASTAAMPVAGAWVALVTGLAAAAATAGLLVLIPPLHRDVRTLTGFGRLMLRR; this comes from the coding sequence ATGACCATGACGGACGAACTCGCCCACTCGGCCGCTCGCGGGGCGCTGTTCACCATGGGCGCCCAGCTGGCGAGGATCCTGCTTCAGCTCCTCTCCGTGGTGATTCTCGCCCGGCTTCTCTCGCCGCATGATTACGGGTTGCTCGCCATCGCCCTCGTCGTCGTCGGAGTCGGCGAGATCTTCCGCGATTTCGGCCTCACTTCGGCATCGGTGCAGGCACCGATCCTGACGAACGGTCAGCGCGACAATCTCTTCTGGATCAACACGGGTCTCGGTGCCGGGCTGGCCGGCATCGCGTTCCTCGCCGCGTGGCCGGTCTCGTGGCTGACGGGACAGTCGGATCTTCTCGGCATCCTCCAGGTGCTGTCCATCGTCTTCGTCGTGAACGGGCTCGCCACGCAGTACCGTGCGCAGCTCATGCGCGCACTGCAGTTCCGCGCACTCGCAGTCGCCGACATCGTCTCCGCTGCTTTCGCGCTCGGGGGTGCCGTCGTGGCAGCACTGCTCGGCGCCGGATACTGGGCGCTGGTGGTCCAGCAGCTGGCGGCTGCGGCGATCCTGCTCGTCACGCTGGTGTGGTTCGGCCGGTGGCTCCCGGGAAGGTACTCGCGGCAGCACGACGTGCGCGGTCTCGTCGCCTTCGGCTGGCACCTCGTCGTCACCGGCCTCATCACCTACGGGGCCGCCCAGATCGACACCATCGTGGTGGCCGCGAAGTTCGGCACCACATCGCTCGGCCTCTACAACCGCGCTTTCCAGATCATCATGACGCCGCTCAACCAGATTCGCTCCCCTCTGACCAACGTTGCGCTCCCCGTGCTGTCGCGGGCACAGGAGCATCGTGAGCGATTCGACCACTTCGTCACGGCGGGGCAGCTCGCACTCGGGTACTCGCTGGGCCTCCCGCTGCTCCTGGTCTGCGGGATGGCGGATCCCGTGGTCACGATCATGCTCGGCCCGCAGTGGGAGGCGGCAGTTCCGCTCCTGCGGTGCTTCGCGATCGCTGGTGCACTGACGACGCTCTCCTTCGTCGGGTACTGGGTCTACGTGTCCCGGGGTCTCAGCCGCCAACTGCTGCGGTACTCCCTCGTGTCGACCGCCCTTCGCGCCGTGTGCATCATCGCCGGCTCGTTCTTCGGCGTGATCGGAGTCGGCATCGGGTTCGCGCTCGCTCCCGCGATCGCGTGGCCGGTATCGATCTTCTGGTTGTCCCGGATCACGACCCTCCCGGTGCGACCGCTCTACGGCGGTGCGCTCCGCATGCTGTCCGCCTCCACCGTCACCGCGCTCGCCGCGTGGGCAGCGTCCACAGCCGCCATGCCCGTCGCGGGGGCCTGGGTTGCTCTCGTGACCGGGCTCGCGGCGGCGGCGGCGACCGCGGGTCTGCTTGTGCTCATCCCCCCACTCCACCGCGATGTACGCACGCTCACGGGCTTCGGTCGGCTCATGCTGCGCCGGTAG
- a CDS encoding polysaccharide biosynthesis tyrosine autokinase: MTDSTSAWTLGTIWASLKKRWYIVVIFTAIGGILGVTFSLLATPVFQSTATLFVSINQGSSGTDLNQGTTYAQNQMQSYAQLATSSRVLDPVIEDLGLDVDAHELAKHVEVMSPTNTVILSVQAAAGAPDRAAQIANAIAEQLADAVQEVSPRSAEGAPSITASIVDAAESPRFQVSPNKPRDTILATAVGFLTGIAAALVYGVLDTRMPNAAALKAAVPLPVLGSISRVPGGKRGVGLLVAQEPLGRASEEFRRVRSALTYAGVSERLQRIMVTSTSEREGKSTFSANFALTLAEARSRVLLIDADFRKPRIADLFGVEGAVGLTSVLLGDASFEQARIERKGTTLDLLPAGTIPPNPSEMLASEAMRQLIDAVTPQYDYIIIDSPPILSVADANLTSPLVDGAVLVVDAGRTRQSQLAHAVTSFETAGGRIAGAVLNKARQRRNADGYYVEATRPSSTHVGRSARRAARVRV; encoded by the coding sequence GTGACCGACAGCACATCCGCATGGACGTTGGGGACGATCTGGGCATCGCTGAAGAAGCGGTGGTACATCGTCGTCATCTTTACCGCGATCGGAGGGATCCTCGGCGTCACGTTCTCGCTGCTCGCCACCCCGGTATTTCAGTCGACGGCAACACTCTTCGTGTCCATCAATCAGGGGAGCAGTGGGACGGACCTCAATCAGGGCACCACTTACGCCCAGAACCAGATGCAGTCCTACGCGCAGCTCGCCACGTCGTCTCGCGTACTCGACCCGGTGATCGAGGATCTGGGGCTCGATGTCGATGCCCACGAACTCGCCAAGCACGTCGAGGTCATGAGTCCGACCAACACGGTGATCCTGAGCGTTCAGGCCGCGGCCGGTGCCCCCGATCGCGCAGCGCAGATCGCAAACGCCATTGCCGAGCAGCTCGCGGACGCTGTGCAGGAGGTCTCGCCTCGCAGCGCCGAAGGAGCCCCGTCGATCACGGCTTCGATCGTCGACGCGGCTGAGAGTCCACGTTTCCAGGTCTCACCGAACAAACCTCGGGATACCATCCTCGCGACCGCCGTCGGCTTTCTCACCGGGATCGCGGCAGCACTCGTCTACGGCGTACTCGATACGCGCATGCCGAATGCCGCGGCGCTCAAGGCCGCCGTGCCGCTCCCGGTGCTCGGCTCCATCTCGCGCGTCCCCGGCGGCAAGCGCGGCGTCGGGCTGCTCGTGGCTCAGGAGCCGCTCGGCCGGGCATCGGAGGAGTTCAGGCGAGTCCGATCCGCGCTCACCTACGCCGGGGTCTCCGAGCGTCTCCAGCGCATCATGGTCACCTCCACCTCCGAGCGTGAGGGCAAGTCGACGTTCAGCGCGAACTTCGCCCTGACGCTCGCTGAAGCGCGGAGCCGAGTACTGCTCATCGACGCCGACTTCCGGAAGCCGCGGATCGCCGACCTCTTCGGAGTAGAGGGGGCAGTGGGCCTCACCTCCGTGCTCCTCGGCGATGCGTCCTTCGAACAGGCGCGGATCGAACGGAAAGGCACCACGCTCGACCTGCTCCCGGCGGGAACCATCCCGCCGAATCCATCGGAGATGCTGGCATCGGAGGCGATGAGACAGTTGATCGACGCGGTCACCCCGCAGTACGACTACATCATCATCGACTCGCCGCCCATCCTGAGCGTCGCCGACGCGAACCTGACCTCCCCGCTCGTCGACGGAGCCGTCCTCGTCGTCGACGCCGGGCGCACGCGCCAGTCGCAGCTCGCGCACGCCGTGACCAGCTTCGAGACCGCGGGCGGCCGCATCGCCGGCGCGGTGCTCAACAAGGCCCGTCAGCGTCGCAACGCCGACGGGTACTACGTCGAAGCGACTCGCCCCTCGTCCACGCACGTCGGCAGGTCGGCACGCCGAGCCGCTCGCGTGCGGGTCTGA
- a CDS encoding polysaccharide pyruvyl transferase family protein produces the protein MRILIAWADDVSPNLGVRVLGRGSIDLISSVHDGVEFEVLNYGSRPSAVPWSPRSLLKQRVLPGSPMMEWLSSFDVFWDTRSGDSFADIYGMDRHLTMSLIHEFAAQAGARCIMAPQTIGPFGKRTARALAARSLKRSSLVFARDPRSADAAARLGRPVDATTTDLVFAIDPPEIGVPHDVVLNVSGLLWQQNPHVDHVEYQRAVRLVIAGLRADGRSIALMPHVLASDAADSDIDASRELHAEYEGDLDLVVPVDLDEARRTLASARVVIGARMHACLNALSTGTPAIAMAYSRKFRPLLSELGWEHVVDIEDAMTTSRAVLAATRSYGFAERAVEVQAAGRSRIDHLRPAVAALLSGR, from the coding sequence ATGCGCATCCTCATCGCCTGGGCTGACGACGTCTCCCCCAACCTCGGCGTTCGCGTCCTCGGCCGTGGGTCGATCGACCTCATCTCGTCGGTGCACGACGGAGTCGAGTTCGAGGTGCTCAACTACGGGTCGCGCCCCTCGGCCGTCCCGTGGTCTCCTCGCTCTCTGCTGAAGCAGCGCGTGCTCCCCGGCTCGCCGATGATGGAGTGGCTGTCCTCGTTCGATGTCTTCTGGGACACGCGCTCAGGCGACAGCTTCGCCGACATCTACGGCATGGACCGGCACCTCACGATGTCACTCATCCACGAGTTCGCCGCTCAGGCCGGCGCGAGGTGCATCATGGCTCCGCAGACCATCGGCCCGTTCGGCAAGCGCACGGCCCGTGCACTCGCCGCACGTTCCCTGAAGCGATCCAGTCTCGTCTTCGCTCGAGACCCGCGGAGCGCGGATGCTGCGGCGCGTCTCGGTCGGCCCGTAGACGCCACGACGACGGACCTGGTCTTCGCGATCGATCCGCCGGAGATCGGCGTGCCCCACGACGTGGTACTCAATGTCTCCGGCCTCCTCTGGCAGCAGAACCCCCACGTCGATCATGTGGAGTATCAGCGAGCAGTGCGGCTCGTGATCGCCGGCCTGCGTGCCGACGGCCGTTCCATCGCGCTCATGCCGCACGTACTCGCCTCGGACGCCGCGGACAGCGACATCGATGCGTCGCGCGAGCTCCACGCCGAGTACGAAGGAGACCTCGATCTGGTCGTTCCCGTCGATCTCGACGAGGCGCGTCGTACGCTCGCGAGCGCCAGAGTCGTGATCGGTGCGCGCATGCACGCCTGCCTCAATGCACTCTCCACCGGAACCCCGGCCATCGCGATGGCGTACTCCCGGAAGTTCAGACCTCTCCTCTCGGAGCTGGGGTGGGAGCACGTCGTCGACATCGAGGACGCCATGACCACCAGCCGGGCCGTACTCGCCGCGACCCGTTCGTACGGATTCGCCGAGCGCGCCGTCGAGGTGCAGGCCGCGGGCCGCTCTCGGATCGACCACCTGCGCCCCGCGGTCGCGGCACTCCTGTCGGGGCGATAG